The Deltaproteobacteria bacterium genome window below encodes:
- a CDS encoding NADH-quinone oxidoreductase subunit M, translating into MLLSTIVFLPIIFAFVVLVWPQAKTIRHIAFILSLLEFLISLIVLNKFDSGTAQLQLVEKQMWIERFGIQYFLGIDGISLWLVLLTTFLTPIIILASWNSIDKKLKGFHVAMFVLQSAMLGTFLAMDAVFFYVFWELSLIPMYFMIGIWGGSRRIYATIKFFIFTMAGSVLMLIAIIYLMYLTQQSSGQMSASLLEFYKVRIPFVGGSILNLQSLLFFAFALAFAIKVPVWPVHTWLPDAHVEAPTPGSVILAGVMLKMGTYGFLRWVIPLFPDAAEYWAWVFLVLGVIGIIYGALVAMVQPDIKKLVAYSSVSHMGYIIVGLFVFNEYGITGGLYQMLNHGVSTGALFLLIGMIYERTHSREISKYGGLAGVLPIFTIFFFIITLSSIAVPMTNGFIGEFLILLGLHQAKPIYAYFAVSGVVFGASYMLWMFKRVFFGEKGELVKDIHHPLKDLSLREISILTPLVILVFWMGLFPNQFLDYSKASVKHLVTNKNRYYLQIEDIKSGNLKQIENK; encoded by the coding sequence ATGTTACTTTCAACCATTGTTTTTTTGCCAATTATTTTCGCTTTTGTTGTTTTGGTTTGGCCTCAAGCTAAAACAATCAGACATATTGCTTTTATATTAAGTTTGCTTGAGTTTCTTATAAGTTTAATTGTTTTAAATAAATTTGATTCAGGTACGGCACAATTGCAATTAGTTGAAAAACAAATGTGGATTGAACGTTTTGGAATTCAATATTTTCTTGGAATTGATGGGATATCTCTTTGGCTTGTTTTGTTAACAACGTTCTTAACACCGATTATAATTCTGGCAAGTTGGAATTCCATTGATAAAAAATTAAAAGGTTTTCACGTGGCGATGTTCGTTCTTCAGTCAGCTATGCTTGGTACCTTTTTAGCCATGGACGCCGTTTTCTTTTATGTTTTTTGGGAGCTTTCATTAATCCCTATGTATTTTATGATTGGAATTTGGGGTGGCTCGCGCAGGATTTATGCGACTATAAAGTTTTTCATATTCACCATGGCGGGTTCAGTTTTGATGTTGATTGCAATTATTTACCTCATGTATTTAACTCAGCAATCATCAGGACAAATGAGCGCTAGTCTTCTTGAATTTTACAAAGTTAGAATTCCATTTGTTGGGGGTTCTATTTTAAATTTACAATCCCTTTTGTTTTTTGCATTTGCTTTAGCGTTTGCAATCAAAGTACCTGTTTGGCCAGTTCATACGTGGCTGCCAGATGCTCACGTGGAGGCGCCAACTCCTGGGTCTGTGATTCTTGCCGGTGTGATGTTAAAAATGGGAACCTACGGTTTCCTAAGATGGGTCATTCCATTGTTTCCAGATGCTGCTGAATATTGGGCTTGGGTATTTCTGGTTTTAGGAGTTATTGGAATTATCTATGGTGCTCTTGTTGCTATGGTTCAACCAGACATTAAAAAATTAGTCGCTTATTCTTCTGTTTCTCACATGGGTTATATTATTGTTGGACTGTTTGTCTTTAATGAGTATGGAATTACTGGCGGATTATATCAGATGTTGAACCACGGTGTTTCCACAGGAGCTTTATTTTTGTTAATTGGAATGATATACGAAAGAACGCATTCAAGGGAAATTTCTAAGTATGGTGGACTCGCAGGAGTTCTACCTATTTTTACAATTTTCTTTTTTATCATCACGCTGTCATCGATTGCTGTTCCAATGACAAATGGATTTATTGGAGAGTTTTTAATTCTATTAGGCCTGCATCAGGCGAAACCAATTTATGCTTATTTCGCTGTCAGTGGTGTGGTGTTTGGTGCCTCGTATATGTTGTGGATGTTTAAGCGAGTTTTTTTTGGAGAAAAAGGAGAGCTGGTCAAAGATATTCATCATCCCCTGAAAGATCTGAGTCTTCGTGAGATTTCTATTTTGACCCCTCTGGTTATTTTGGTTTTTTGGATGGGGCTTTTTCCAAATCAATTTTTAGATTATAGCAAAGCCAGCGTGAAACATTTAGTTACCAATAAAAATAGATATTATTTACAAATTGAAGATATTAAATCTGGAAACCTTAAACAAATAGAAAACAAATAA
- a CDS encoding NADH-quinone oxidoreductase subunit H translates to MGNDFFEISINLIKLVVVFFMIVQAVPILVWVERRGSAFIQNRLGPNRIGPLGLMQLLADAVKFLTKEDFAPDKAVKPLFYAAPIFALIPAALAFAAIPLSVPLSIGGYVFPIQGYEMNVGIVFILGVSGLAAYTILMAGWGSGSKFSLLGALRASAQVISYELALGLSIVGVIMLFGTFNLTEMIMAQQGTLVFHAFGYKVSSDFLPNWGIFFQPLGAILFFAATFAESNRLPFDLAEGEAEIVAGFHTEYGGFKMLMFFIGEYGHMILGSSLMIIFFFGGYGLPGITIEQVRQWAAGFADSPGGISLITTLVHFLCFTLKLAFFLWIFIWVRWTLPRFRYDQLMDLGWRTMLPWALGNTIVTAIIIYMTSVVI, encoded by the coding sequence ATGGGAAATGATTTTTTTGAAATTTCAATTAATTTAATTAAACTTGTTGTCGTTTTTTTTATGATTGTTCAAGCTGTGCCTATTTTGGTTTGGGTTGAAAGACGAGGCTCTGCTTTTATTCAAAATCGACTTGGACCAAACAGAATTGGTCCCTTAGGTTTGATGCAACTTCTTGCAGATGCTGTAAAATTTTTAACTAAAGAAGATTTTGCTCCAGATAAAGCGGTGAAACCTTTGTTTTATGCGGCTCCTATTTTTGCTTTGATTCCTGCGGCTCTAGCGTTTGCGGCCATTCCACTTTCTGTTCCTTTGAGTATAGGGGGTTATGTATTCCCTATTCAGGGTTATGAAATGAACGTAGGAATTGTTTTTATTTTGGGAGTGTCGGGTCTTGCTGCGTACACTATTTTAATGGCCGGTTGGGGTTCTGGCAGTAAGTTTTCTTTATTGGGGGCCTTAAGGGCCAGTGCTCAAGTTATCAGTTATGAATTAGCATTAGGACTCTCAATTGTTGGAGTGATCATGCTTTTTGGAACATTTAATCTCACAGAGATGATAATGGCACAACAGGGGACCTTGGTCTTCCACGCGTTTGGCTATAAGGTGAGTTCTGATTTTTTACCTAATTGGGGAATTTTTTTTCAACCCCTAGGCGCCATCTTGTTTTTTGCAGCTACTTTTGCTGAGTCAAACAGATTGCCATTTGATTTAGCAGAAGGAGAAGCTGAAATTGTTGCTGGATTTCACACGGAATATGGTGGCTTTAAAATGCTTATGTTTTTTATCGGAGAGTATGGACATATGATTTTGGGATCTTCATTGATGATTATCTTTTTCTTTGGTGGTTATGGATTGCCTGGAATTACCATTGAACAAGTAAGACAGTGGGCCGCTGGATTTGCTGACTCACCGGGGGGAATCAGTCTTATAACAACATTGGTTCATTTTTTGTGTTTCACATTAAAGTTAGCTTTCTTTTTATGGATTTTTATTTGGGTTAGATGGACGTTGCCAAGATTTAGATATGATCAATTAATGGACTTAGGTTGGAGAACAATGCTTCCTTGGGCCCTTGGAAATACCATTGTAACAGCAATTATAATTTATATGACATCAGTAGTGATTTAA
- a CDS encoding patatin-like phospholipase family protein, translating to MKIQNKKKIGLVLSGGGIKAAAFHIGVCLALKEKGFVFSGGSKSLVRKDTAAPSSPLTIQLYVGSSAGSFISTILAAGYPVEALITAFQIGIGESPEYPPSNFRLLKPLTYGRLFNLNKKSWLSIMPTSWLQKSLVTGGLESLIKNGFKLNGLFSTSGIERYLRQYVLVENDFSSLNAELYIVSTQLNHTRKVIFGNFKDNIKTPSTKHINYASISEAVACSTALPPIYSPYNLHNQNGEERYYYDGEIRETLSAHIAADMGCDLVISSFSMQPYHYTPEIGSLHNYGIPVILNQALYQVLEQKTHKHIEWQNTLKHIYKTIDGYFKQNSLPEEHRQKILDIYKARFKFNPEVDYINITPRPQNYEMFLVDHFSLNPKILERILKIGFKSGINTLRKLNI from the coding sequence ATTAAAATTCAAAATAAAAAAAAGATTGGCCTTGTGCTGAGTGGCGGTGGAATTAAAGCTGCCGCTTTCCACATTGGTGTCTGTTTAGCCTTAAAAGAAAAAGGATTCGTTTTTAGCGGTGGATCTAAAAGTTTGGTCAGAAAGGACACGGCCGCTCCATCATCCCCTTTGACTATTCAACTTTACGTGGGATCAAGTGCTGGTTCCTTTATAAGCACTATTTTAGCTGCTGGATATCCAGTTGAAGCTTTAATCACGGCTTTCCAAATAGGCATCGGCGAAAGTCCTGAATATCCACCAAGTAATTTCCGACTACTCAAACCTTTGACCTATGGAAGACTATTCAATCTCAACAAAAAAAGTTGGTTATCCATAATGCCGACATCATGGTTACAAAAGTCCTTAGTCACTGGAGGGCTTGAGTCTTTGATAAAAAATGGATTTAAGCTGAATGGTCTGTTCTCAACTTCTGGAATTGAGCGTTATCTAAGACAATATGTTTTGGTCGAAAATGATTTTTCTAGCCTAAATGCCGAGCTCTATATTGTTTCGACACAGCTTAATCATACTCGAAAAGTAATATTTGGAAATTTTAAAGATAATATCAAAACTCCCTCAACAAAACATATTAATTATGCAAGTATCAGCGAAGCCGTTGCTTGTAGTACTGCTCTGCCTCCTATATATTCACCTTATAATTTACATAATCAAAATGGAGAAGAGCGCTACTATTATGATGGTGAAATTAGAGAAACCTTATCCGCTCATATTGCAGCAGACATGGGATGTGACTTAGTTATCTCGTCCTTTTCGATGCAGCCCTACCATTATACTCCAGAAATTGGGAGCCTACATAATTACGGAATTCCTGTAATTTTAAATCAGGCACTTTATCAAGTATTGGAACAAAAAACGCATAAACATATAGAATGGCAAAATACCCTTAAGCATATTTACAAAACTATTGATGGATACTTCAAACAAAACTCTCTTCCTGAAGAACACCGTCAAAAAATACTCGATATTTATAAAGCACGCTTTAAGTTTAATCCCGAAGTTGATTATATTAACATCACGCCTCGACCACAAAATTATGAAATGTTTTTGGTGGACCACTTCAGTTTAAATCCAAAAATCTTAGAGAGAATTCTTAAAATTGGCTTTAAATCAGGCATTAATACCTTAAGAAAATTAAATATTTAA
- a CDS encoding NADH-quinone oxidoreductase subunit J: MITDAILFWFLAFVVLSSGLSVILFTNPVYSALSLAMTMVGVGAIFVTLGAYFIAGVQLIVYAGAVMVLFVMVLMLFDLKSELQAFTAGKISGTIKLVSIGVLSGLIVGGIVMSQENFFKSQIKTQNAANSAVISEDNSKALGVALFSKHVFGFEALGVLLTVIAVGTVALARSKGGTHAKH, from the coding sequence ATGATAACAGATGCAATTTTGTTTTGGTTTTTAGCTTTCGTTGTTTTGTCTAGCGGATTGTCGGTAATTTTATTTACAAATCCAGTTTATTCTGCGCTTTCTTTAGCAATGACAATGGTTGGTGTAGGAGCAATTTTTGTAACACTTGGAGCTTATTTTATTGCTGGAGTTCAGTTGATTGTTTACGCCGGGGCAGTGATGGTATTGTTTGTTATGGTGCTGATGCTGTTTGATTTAAAATCAGAGCTTCAAGCATTCACTGCGGGTAAAATATCTGGAACCATTAAGCTTGTTTCTATTGGAGTTTTGTCGGGACTCATCGTTGGTGGGATAGTAATGAGTCAGGAGAATTTCTTTAAATCTCAAATAAAAACTCAAAATGCAGCAAATAGCGCAGTGATTAGCGAGGACAATTCTAAGGCTCTAGGTGTGGCTTTATTTTCAAAACATGTATTCGGTTTTGAAGCCTTAGGAGTGTTATTAACAGTTATCGCCGTGGGAACAGTTGCCTTGGCTAGAAGTAAAGGGGGAACGCATGCCAAACACTAA
- the nuoL gene encoding NADH-quinone oxidoreductase subunit L — MDHSLLMAVLLLSPLVGFLINGVRYKQPTANLSGGIATAAVVVSFLSSLFLVIDLVGMPAETRKIQISFFEWIMVGKFKVNASFYLDQISAIMILVITGVGSLIHLFSIGYMHHDKGVTKYFSYLNLFIFNMLILVLGDSLVTMFVGWEGVGLCSYLLIGFWFNDKDKAAAGMKAFITNRIGDAAFLIGMFVLFATFGTLNIQEMNSLAPTMVEASWFGALTLGTLLLFIGATGKSAQIPLYVWLPDAMAGPTPVSALIHAATMVTAGVYMIVRLNPLFIMAPNTMMVISLIGALTAVLAASIGITQWDIKKILAYSTISQLGYMFLAVGVGAFGAGMFHLMTHAFFKALMFLGSGSVIHAMHEEQDIRKMGALKKYLPVTHLTFFVGWLAIIGVPPFAGFFSKDEILWMSFHSPLGSPALWALGVLGASMTAFYMTRLMCLTFWGKSRVSKSVHPHESPALMTVPLIILAILSLVGGWIGIPEVIGESLGHLPNVLGEWLLPVIRPIPNLIEADHGQEWGLMGVSLGFASISAFISYRFYVKSPEIPEKIANSIKPFHSLVSKKYLVDEFYFKVIIDPLVCFSKRLWLYIDVNFVDKTTYIISDIVKGGGGIVRALQTGNLQQYAMYIAIGLVIALSIIIMK; from the coding sequence ATGGATCATTCGTTGTTAATGGCAGTTTTGTTATTAAGTCCTCTTGTTGGATTTTTAATAAATGGAGTCAGATATAAACAACCAACAGCTAACTTATCAGGGGGTATCGCTACGGCAGCGGTGGTGGTATCTTTTTTAAGTTCCCTATTTTTGGTTATTGATCTTGTTGGGATGCCTGCAGAGACGAGAAAAATTCAAATTTCATTTTTTGAATGGATTATGGTCGGAAAATTTAAAGTAAATGCTTCGTTTTATTTAGATCAAATTAGCGCCATCATGATTTTAGTTATTACTGGGGTGGGCTCTTTGATTCACTTGTTTTCCATTGGTTACATGCACCACGACAAGGGTGTTACCAAATATTTTTCTTACTTAAATCTATTTATTTTCAATATGTTGATATTGGTTCTGGGCGATAGCTTGGTAACTATGTTCGTTGGATGGGAAGGCGTTGGTCTCTGTAGCTATCTTTTAATTGGATTTTGGTTTAATGACAAAGATAAAGCCGCAGCGGGAATGAAGGCTTTTATTACCAACAGAATCGGTGATGCTGCTTTTTTAATTGGGATGTTTGTGCTTTTTGCAACATTTGGAACGCTCAATATTCAAGAAATGAATTCTTTGGCGCCAACAATGGTTGAGGCTTCTTGGTTTGGCGCTTTAACCTTGGGGACTTTGCTTTTATTTATTGGGGCAACTGGAAAATCTGCACAAATTCCTTTGTATGTCTGGCTTCCAGACGCCATGGCAGGACCCACGCCTGTTTCGGCGCTTATCCATGCTGCCACGATGGTGACTGCCGGTGTGTACATGATTGTGAGGCTAAATCCATTATTTATTATGGCCCCAAATACCATGATGGTTATTTCCTTGATAGGAGCCTTGACGGCGGTCTTGGCGGCAAGCATTGGAATCACTCAATGGGACATAAAAAAAATCCTAGCCTATTCAACGATTTCTCAACTTGGTTATATGTTTTTAGCTGTGGGGGTTGGAGCTTTTGGAGCGGGGATGTTTCATTTGATGACTCATGCTTTTTTTAAGGCGCTCATGTTTTTGGGCTCTGGTAGCGTTATTCATGCTATGCATGAAGAACAAGATATTCGAAAAATGGGAGCGCTTAAAAAATATCTTCCAGTGACTCATTTAACTTTTTTTGTGGGTTGGTTGGCAATTATTGGAGTGCCTCCTTTTGCGGGATTTTTTTCTAAGGATGAAATTTTGTGGATGAGCTTTCATTCTCCATTAGGATCTCCAGCATTGTGGGCTTTGGGCGTGCTTGGCGCCTCAATGACGGCATTTTATATGACGAGATTGATGTGCTTAACATTCTGGGGAAAGTCCCGAGTATCAAAGAGTGTTCACCCCCATGAATCGCCAGCCCTGATGACGGTGCCTTTGATTATTCTTGCCATATTGAGTTTAGTTGGTGGATGGATTGGCATTCCTGAAGTGATTGGTGAAAGTCTTGGGCATCTTCCAAATGTGTTGGGAGAATGGTTGTTGCCGGTGATTCGACCAATTCCAAATTTAATCGAGGCTGATCATGGTCAGGAGTGGGGACTCATGGGCGTCTCTCTAGGGTTTGCTAGTATTTCAGCATTTATCTCATATCGTTTTTATGTAAAATCACCTGAAATTCCAGAAAAAATTGCAAATTCGATTAAACCTTTTCATTCATTAGTTTCTAAAAAATATTTAGTTGATGAGTTTTATTTTAAAGTGATTATTGATCCTTTAGTCTGTTTTTCAAAAAGATTATGGTTATACATAGATGTGAATTTTGTAGATAAAACGACTTATATTATTAGCGATATTGTAAAAGGCGGTGGCGGCATTGTTCGAGCCTTACAGACTGGAAATTTACAACAATATGCCATGTACATAGCCATAGGATTAGTGATTGCTCTTTCGATTATTATCATGAAATAG
- a CDS encoding NADH-quinone oxidoreductase subunit N, with the protein MKIDIGMADIIRTSPMIAIFLASLIPLTSKLFNNNKEPSNLITLIEGIGGLIVGLVLLAVFGGSGETAFNKVLVFDSISFWMGIIAISSAGTAIIMMYENPATNGNQFSELVFLALNSVVGMLILVSALDLLTVFIGLELMSLSLYLMIGMSHEEKLSKEASFKYFVLGSFASAIFLYGTSFIYGTTGSTNVGLLMQDAMGLVQTNRLFLFGISLVILGFCFKISIAPFHAWTPDVYQGAPTPHTAFMATAVKVVSFAALLRVVATKSLAASDGLFMVLQWLAVITMLVGNLGAIVQTNLKRMLAYSSIAHSGYILVGVITAGVSDAGFFGASSVVFYLFSYCVMTLGTFAIVSILEKSDDDIITIDNLKGLAHKKPIHAFCFSLFLISLAGLPPALGFFGKFYLFNAAIGEGLIWLAIWGVINSVISVFYYLKPIVLMYMTEGESDIAGHSLNATTVTVLASAAFIAVLGVLSGPLFSAVEKSFIN; encoded by the coding sequence ATGAAAATAGATATTGGTATGGCAGATATAATTAGAACTTCTCCTATGATTGCAATTTTTTTAGCTAGCTTAATTCCGCTGACCTCAAAATTATTTAATAACAATAAAGAGCCATCAAATTTAATCACCCTCATAGAGGGAATTGGTGGTCTTATTGTGGGATTAGTATTATTAGCTGTTTTTGGCGGAAGCGGGGAAACCGCATTTAACAAAGTATTGGTTTTTGATTCGATTTCTTTTTGGATGGGAATTATCGCCATTTCCTCTGCGGGAACAGCAATTATCATGATGTATGAAAACCCAGCAACAAATGGAAATCAATTTTCAGAGTTAGTATTTTTAGCACTTAACTCCGTAGTAGGAATGCTGATTCTTGTTTCAGCATTGGATTTATTGACCGTTTTTATTGGTTTAGAATTGATGTCATTATCATTGTATTTAATGATTGGGATGAGCCACGAAGAAAAGCTTTCAAAAGAGGCTTCATTTAAATATTTTGTATTAGGAAGTTTTGCGTCTGCAATATTTTTGTATGGAACTTCATTTATTTATGGAACAACTGGTTCAACAAATGTGGGGTTGTTAATGCAAGACGCGATGGGGTTGGTACAAACAAATCGGTTATTCTTGTTTGGAATTTCATTAGTGATTTTAGGGTTTTGCTTTAAGATTTCGATTGCTCCTTTCCATGCTTGGACTCCAGACGTTTATCAAGGGGCCCCAACTCCACACACGGCCTTTATGGCAACAGCTGTTAAAGTAGTTTCTTTTGCTGCTTTATTGAGAGTTGTTGCTACGAAATCATTAGCAGCTTCGGATGGATTGTTTATGGTGCTTCAATGGCTTGCTGTGATAACTATGTTAGTTGGAAATTTAGGGGCTATTGTACAAACAAACTTAAAAAGAATGTTGGCATACTCGAGTATTGCTCATTCGGGCTATATTCTTGTGGGTGTGATTACTGCGGGCGTGAGTGATGCGGGATTTTTTGGTGCCTCTTCTGTTGTTTTTTATCTCTTTAGTTATTGTGTGATGACATTGGGGACTTTTGCTATTGTTTCTATTTTAGAAAAATCAGACGACGATATCATAACTATTGATAACTTAAAAGGTCTGGCTCATAAAAAACCTATCCATGCATTTTGTTTTTCTTTATTTTTGATCTCACTTGCAGGACTTCCTCCAGCATTAGGGTTCTTTGGAAAATTTTATTTATTTAATGCAGCTATTGGTGAAGGATTAATTTGGCTCGCTATTTGGGGGGTTATTAATTCAGTAATCAGCGTTTTTTATTACTTAAAACCCATTGTTTTAATGTATATGACTGAAGGGGAAAGCGATATTGCTGGGCATAGTTTAAATGCGACCACCGTGACAGTTTTAGCATCAGCTGCTTTTATTGCTGTTTTGGGTGTTTTGTCTGGACCACTTTTCTCAGCAGTGGAAAAAAGTTTTATAAATTAA
- the nuoK gene encoding NADH-quinone oxidoreductase subunit NuoK: protein MPNTNFILDIGLQHYLILSSLLFVMGMAGVLLRKNIIVILMSIELMLNGVNISFIAFSKYLHNIDGQIMVFFVMTIAAAEAAVGLAIAVTIFKRFKEVNIRFFEHLRG from the coding sequence ATGCCAAACACTAATTTTATATTAGATATTGGACTTCAGCATTATCTTATTTTGTCGTCTTTGCTTTTTGTGATGGGAATGGCGGGAGTCTTATTAAGAAAAAATATTATCGTGATTTTGATGTCCATAGAGCTCATGTTGAATGGCGTGAATATTTCATTTATCGCATTTAGTAAATATCTTCATAATATAGATGGCCAAATCATGGTGTTCTTCGTAATGACTATTGCTGCAGCGGAAGCGGCTGTCGGTTTGGCAATCGCGGTGACAATTTTTAAAAGATTTAAAGAAGTTAATATTAGATTTTTTGAACACTTACGTGGTTAA
- a CDS encoding NADH-quinone oxidoreductase subunit A produces MPLGGVVFMSVFIAIFGTILIILARLIGGTRKNNSDVKKEIYECGIPVQEKRETKVSVKFYLTAILFILFDIEIIFMYPWAVTFRDFISSGQGAFVFISMMVFLSIFIYGLFWEIKSKALEWD; encoded by the coding sequence ATGCCCTTAGGTGGCGTCGTTTTCATGTCAGTTTTTATTGCTATATTTGGTACCATATTGATTATCCTTGCTCGTCTAATCGGTGGAACAAGAAAAAATAATTCAGATGTAAAAAAAGAAATTTATGAGTGCGGAATACCGGTTCAAGAAAAACGTGAGACGAAAGTTTCTGTTAAGTTTTATCTGACAGCAATTCTATTTATCTTGTTTGATATTGAAATCATTTTTATGTACCCATGGGCCGTCACCTTTAGGGATTTTATTTCTTCTGGACAAGGTGCTTTTGTGTTTATTTCAATGATGGTATTTTTGAGCATCTTTATTTATGGTTTATTTTGGGAGATAAAATCAAAAGCGTTGGAGTGGGATTAA